One genomic region from Cryptococcus gattii WM276 chromosome C, complete sequence encodes:
- a CDS encoding tetracycline efflux protein, putative (Similar to TIGR gene model, INSD accession AAW42686.1), with translation MTTHETGEFVEDHDGQAEDDGLHTHHEEHEYGHEESDFNPERHSEQSHKTVRSGEREEDNREQGKDEEAKIESEKSGQKKKFELQDQTNLLPTKQIIFVFVGLTCALFCSLLDQTIVTTALPTLGQVFGRADISPWVGTAYLLTSTATQPIYGRLSDIFGRKFTLLGCLFIFLMGSLACALAQTMIQLIIFRAIQGLGGGGILTLAMIIISDVVSLKERGKYQGITGCVVALANSCGPIVGGAFTERASWRWCFYINLPLTSISMIIIVFLLPLRRVRGSMIAKIKKLDFYGSILTLAWAAPFLIALSWAGSQYPWDSAAVLVPLLVGLALLGVFIFVEAKMVSLPLVPMHIFKNISVCACFFTTFMNGLSFYATLYYLPQYFQIVRGASAIRSGVLTLPLMLVQTVTSFTSGYVQSKTGDYWWNLVAGFTIWTIGLGLLSSITPTTSIAKLSGYQVIVGVGAGQTFQTSLIAIQASVERKDMATATGLRNFLRQMGGTIALAACNSIVNNCVRRNLSGVLSGTTYQAILEDPTRAMSLGLSASELSAVTDAYSRGINEVFWFCAPCVGICVPITIFLVKKVTLNRSDDAAKKAEAKAWVESKKAKRAKKRKGSEETVVDSGTSMVTTGEEEETRDGRKGKEQ, from the exons ATGACCACGCATGAAACAGGCGAGTTTGTGGAAGATCATGATGGACAAGCAGAGGATGACGGGCTGCATACTCATCATGAAGAGCACGAGTATGGACATGAAGAGAGTGATTTTAATCCTGAAAGACATTCAGAACAAAGTCACAAGACTGTTCGTTCGGGAGAACGGGAAGAAGACAATCGAGAGCAaggaaaggatgaagaagccAAAATCGAGAGTGAAAAGTCTgggcagaagaagaaattTGAGCTACAAGATCAGACGAATCTATTGCCGACCAAGCAAATTATATTTGTCTTTGTCGGATTAACTTGTGCTTTGTTTTGCTCTCTACTCGATCAAACCAT CGTGACCACTGCTTTGCCGACTTTGGGGCAAGTATTTGGAAGGGCAGATATTAGTCCTTGGGTCGGAACGGCCTATCTATTGACATCAACG GCAACTCAACCGATCTATGGGAGATTATCAGACATCTTTGGCCGAAAGTTCACTCTTTTGGGCTGCTTGTTCATATTTCTGATGGGCTCTCTAGCTTGTGCTCTTGCTCAG ACCATGATTCAGTTAATTATATTTCGAGCAATACAAGGCTTGGGAGGTGGTGGAATATTGACACTAGCAATGATTATCA TTTCCGATGTTGTCTCTTTGAAAGAAAGGGGAAAGTACCAAGGTATCACTGGGTGCGTAGTTGCCCTTGCCAACTCTTGCGGCCCTATAGTTGGCGGAGCATTCACAGAAAGGGCCTCTTGGAGATGGTGTTTT TATATAAATCTTCCCCTGACATCTATATCCATGATCATAATTGTCTTTCTCCTTCCGCTGCGCCGCGTTCGCGGCTCAATGATCGCCAAAATTAAGAAACTCGATTTCTACGGATCTATCCTTACGCTGGCGTGGGCCGCACCGTTTCTCATTGCCCTATCTTGGGCGGGAAGTCAGTATCCATGGGATAGCGCTGCGGTATTGGTCCCGCTGTTGGTGGGTCTGGCATTGTTGGGGGTGTTCATATTTGTGGAGGCCAAGATGGTGAGCCTGCCGCTTGTACCGATGCACATCTTCAAGAATATCTCGGTCTGCGCTTGCTTTTTCACCACCTTTATGAACGGATTGAGCTTTTATGCCACTCTCTAT TACCTCCCGCAATACTTTCAGATCGTCCGAGGGGCGTCTGCAATCAGGTCGGGTGTTTTGACCCTACCGCTCATGCTGGTTCAAACAGTCACCTCATTCACGTCTGGTTATGTCCAATCCAAAACGGGTGACTACTGGTGGAACCTCGTTGCAGGATTCACCATTTGGACGATCGGTCTCGGCCTGCTATCGTCCATTACGCCTACGACGAGTATTGCCAAGTTGTCAGGTTATCAGGTTATTGTCGGCGTCGGTGCTGGTCAGACTTTCCAGACGAGTTTGATAGCTATCCAAGCGAGTGTGGAGAGGAAAGATATGGCAACTGCGACGGGTCTTCGAAATTTTCTTCGTCAGATGGGTGGGACGATTGCGCTCGCGGCGTGCAACTCGATTGTCAATAATTGCGTGAGACGTAACCTTTCAGGGGTTTTGTCTGGAACAACGTATCAGGCAATTCTGGAAGATCCTACCAGGGCGATGAGTTTGGGTCTGTCCGCGTCAGAATTGAGTGCTGTGACGGATGCCTATT CACGGGGCATCAACGAAGTTTTCTGGTTTTGTGCGCCTTGCGTGGGAATCTGTGTACCGATAACGATTTTCTTGGTTAAAAAAGTAACATTGAACCGAAGCGACGACGCTGCGAAAAAGGCCGAGGCAAAGGCGTGGGTGGAGAGTAAGAAAGCGAAACGGGCAAAGAAGCGAAAGGGGAGTGAAGAGACGGTGGTGGACAGTGGGACATCGATGGTAACAActggggaagaagaagaaacgCGTGATGGAcggaaaggaaaagagCAGTGA
- a CDS encoding Protein kinase C, putative (Similar to TIGR gene model, INSD accession AAW42349.1), producing the protein MASNDPKAKVILQSIATEKRNIEGARAVIRAFEASSKNETVIQQAQNEIRTATMSIKFLEDELAKLQVGGPGGASSGTLGRGEPSGRTGAGTPGKHGLQGAAMPSPGGRGMTGDRERPLPPPPPGAEQDSAKKPETKNYSQLDLLRYDAPLTGAKITRMLNQLQFKLQVEEQYKTGIEKMAQAYRAEGDKRLKSETDAKKSESEGKIQLLRKAKKRYESLAKFGGAVEDDEDLMPDGKRKEALRKPISGKLVISLRSARDLNHRTLSRRSSKTYSETTVVIKVEGNERAVSHPSRNDKWHEDFHIPVEKANEVEITIYDTVAPGDSAPIGMLWLRVSDLVEALRRQKVGIEGQGAGWVTAATAATMGPRSSGSAPDSVTLHSAGTLRGRPDAEGKGPDGIDGWWSVEPAGAISLRMDFVKDTVAGARRPYEALGRQGAVRMRKGDVYEMNGHKFVQRQFYQPIMCALCQEFLLTGEGYQCEDCRYACHKKCYPKVVTKCISKSNADGEGDEEKINHRIPHRFTPYTNMSANWCCHCGYMLPFGRKNAVKCSECALTCHQTCSHLVPDFCGMTMEMANLLLKNLRDIKTTQHRKPVPSTSTSSSVSTLPSYHSQEGRPLPIQSAAPQQPAPSPRPPTVVLPSADQRPIQPQAQTQQPGAYDNLRPAGGRTMPQLPPVAVPSSKISFDGERPQESYAQMPLVVSAVQPQPHTLPPSAQPAQPPVKPQYVPQPPVQQQMVQRLPPQPPVMTRKRKVGLDDFNFLAVLGKGNFGKVMLAEEKTSSNLYAIKVLKKEFIIENDEVESTQSEKRVFLAAAQERHPFLLGLHSCFQTETRVYFVMEYISGGDLMLHIQKKQFTLRQAKFYACEVLLALQYFHSKGIIYRDLKLDNILLTLDGHVKVADYGLCKEEMWFGKTTSTFCGTPEFMAPEILLEQRYGRAVDWWAFGVLTYEMLLGQSPFRGEDEDEIFDAILEDEPLYPITMPRDAVSLLQRLLTRDPIRRLGAGEGDAEEIKQHLFFRDVNFDDVYHKRIPPPYFPVIGNATDTSNFDQEFTREQPTLTPVHTQLSEADQKEFAGFSWIAPWAAAQA; encoded by the exons ATG GCATCTAATGATCCCAAGGCCAAGGTGATTCTTCAGAGCATCGCAACGGAGAAGCGCAACATCGAAGGTGCCCGAGCCGTCATCCGAGCATTCGAAGCCTCATCAAAAAATGAAACTGTAATACAACAGGCTCAGAATGAAATACGTACGGCGACGATGTCCATCAAGTTCCTTGAAGATGAGTTAGCAAAGCTGCAGGTGGGCGGACCAGGAGGTGCATCTTCTGGGACACTAGGGAGGGGTGAGCCATCTGGCAGGACAGGGGCAGGTACTCCTGGGAAGCATGGGCTGCAGGGGGCAGCCATGCCTAGTCCAGGCGGAAGGGGGATGACTGGAGATCGGGAAAGGCCCTTGCCCCCTCCACCGCCTGGAGCTGAACAAGACAGCGCCAAGAAGCCTGAAACAAAGAACTATTCTCAATTAG ATTTGTTACGATATGACGCACCACTGACAGGAGCGAAGATTACTCGCATGTTGAATCAGCTTCAATTCAAATTGCAAGTAGAAGAGCAGTACAAGACGGGTATCGAGAAGATGGCACAGGCATATCGTGCTGAGGGTGATAAGAGATTAAAGAGCGAGACGGACGCTAAAAAGTCTGAAAGCGAGGGGAAAATACAGCTGCTGAGAAAGGCGAAGAAAAGGTATGAATCGCTGGCCAAATTTGGTGGGGCTGTGGAAGACGACGAAG ACTTGATGCCCGATGGAAAACGCAAGGAGGCTCTTCGTAAACCCATCTCCGGCAAACTAGTGATCTCTCTTCGCTCAGCTCGTGATCTCAATCATCGCACCCTTTCCCGTCGCTCTTCGAAGACCTACTCAGAAACTACAGTCGTCATCAAGGTCGAAGGTAATGAACGTGCCGTCTCTCATCCCTCACGAAACGACAAGTGGCACGAGGACTTCCATATCCCGGTGGAAAAAGCCAATGAGGTAGAAATCACTATTTACGACACGGTTGCCCCAGGTGATTCAGCCCCCATTGGGATGCTCTGGTTGCGAGTGAGCGATCTCGTAGAGGCGTTGAGGAGACAAAAAGTTGGAATTGAGGGCCAGGGTGCTGGCTGGGTGACTGCTGCCACTGCTGCGACAATGGGCCCGAGGAGCAGCGGCAGTGCACCAGACTCGGTTACGTTGCACAGTGCTGGAACTTTGAGAGGCAGGCCGGACGCAGAAGGCAAGGGACCTGACGGGATCGACGGTTGGTGGTCTGTTGAACCTGCTGGTGCGATATCATTGAGAATGGATTTTG TAAAGGACACGGTGGCTGGTGCGCGTCGTCCTTACGAGGCCCTTGGTCGACAGGGTGCCGTTCGTATGCGAAAAGGTGACGTCTACGAGATGAACGGCCACAAATTCGTACAACGCCAATTCTATCAGCCTATTATGTGTGCGCTCTGTCAGGAGTTCTTACTCACTGGTGAAGGATATCAATGCGAGGATTGTAGATATGCCTGCCATAAGAAGTGTTATCCGAAGGTTGTGACGAAGTGTATCAGCAAATCAAACGCAGATGGC GAGGGGGACGAGGAAAAAATCAACCACAGAATCCCTCACAGATTCACTCCGTACACCAATATGTCTGCCAATTGGTGCTGTCACTGTGGATACATGCTTCCCTTCGGTCGTAAGAATGCTGTCAAGTGCTCTG AGTGTGCTCTCACTTGTCATCAAACGTGTTCACACCTTGTCCCAGATTTCTGTGGTATGACTATGGAGATGGCCAATTTATTGCTCAAGAATCTTCGCGACATCAAGACCACTCAGCACCGAAAACCTGTTCCTTCAACGTCCACCTCATCCAGCGTATCTACTCTTCCCTCTTACCATTCTCAAGAGGGCCGTCCCCTTCCAATACAATCTGCCGCGCCACAACAACCGGCCCCCTCACCCCGTCCACCCACTGTTGTTTTGCCCTCAGCAGACCAAAGGCCAATTCAGCCACAGGCTCAAACGCAGCAACCTGGCGCCTATGATAATCTCCGTCCTGCAGGTGGCAGAACAATGCCGCAGTTGCCACCTGTCGCAGTGCCAAGCAGCAAAATTAGCTTTGATGGCGAGAGACCGCAGGAATCGTATGCTCAAATGCCTCTGGTTGTGTCTGCGGTCCAGCCCCAACCACATACTCTCCCGCCTAGCGCTCAACCTGCTCAACCCCCTGTCAAACCGCAGTATGTTCCTCAACCCCCTGTCCAACAACAAATGGTCCAGCGGTTGCCTCCTCAGCCGCCCGTCATGACTagaaagaggaaggtgGGACTGGATGACTTCAACTTTTTAGCAGTGTTGGGCAAGGGTAATTTTGGAAAGGTCATGCTTGCGGAGGAAAAGACCTCAAGTAATTTGTATGCCATCAAAGTATTGAAGAAAGAGTTTATCATTGAGAACGACGAGGTTGAGAG TACTCAATCTGAGAAACGAGTGTTTTTGGCCGCTGCACAGGAACGTCATCCCTTTCTTCTCGGTCTTCACTCATGTTTCCAAACGGAGACTCGTGTTTATTTTGTCATGGAGTACATTTCTGGCGGTGATCTCATGCTTCATATCCAGAAAAAACAGTTTACCCTCCGCCAAGCCAAGTTTTACGCGTGTGAAGTTCTGCTTGCATTGCAGTACTTCCACTCGAAAGGCATCATCTACCGAGACTTAAAGCTGGATAACATTTTGTTGACATTGGATGGTCATGTGAAGGTGGCAGACTATGGATTGTGTAAAGAGGAGATGTGGTTTGGTAAGACGACGAGTACCTTCTGTGGTACCCCTGAATTTATGGCACCCGAG ATCCTTCTTGAACAACGTTATGGCCGCGCAGTGGATTGGTGGGCTTTTGGTGTGTTGACGTACGAGATGCTGCTGGGACAGTCTCCTTTCCGAggcgaagatgaagatgagatcTTCGATGCAATTTTGGAGGATGAACCTTTATACCCCATCACTATGCCTCGGGATGCTGtgtctcttcttcagcgA CTTCTTACCCGTGATCCTATTCGGCGACTTGGTGCTGGCGAAGGGGACGCTGAAGAAATCAAACAGCACCTATTCTTCCGCGACGTCAACTTTGACGATGTCTATCACAAAAGAATCCCACCACCGTACTTCCCGGTGATCGGTAATGCTACTGATACTAGCAATTTTGACCAGGAGTTTACAAGGGAGCAACCCACATTGACTCCGGTTCATACGCAACTGAGCGAGGCGGATCAGAAGGAGTTTGCTGGCTTCTCTTGG ATTGCTCCTTGGGCTGCAGCACAAGCCTAG